One part of the Candida albicans SC5314 chromosome R, complete sequence genome encodes these proteins:
- a CDS encoding uncharacterized protein (Ortholog of C. dubliniensis CD36 : Cd36_73360 and Candida albicans WO-1 : CAWG_01936), which yields MTIITTDIDLFQEVAKLPYEVIALIVSYLPKCILPQLLYFQPIQREVASTILSDVNVTESIYRHKGSDTPHVGYSECDCDWFQIGLSDLTKGITQWNVYPRALHMNGEFVFKDVLDTFPELLKETSSINGTISSCEGIKAQSLLDLFYNTNLRFDSLQLNGVWDPATLPSVATSIRLFHTTLNSYVIPGVKKLDMEMYSNNDEPQTYTFSPDLKDLRVYFNFTIQVTLPSNLRKLCITTSLDSAEFISDEMVKLEYLQLELPQMESFEETGIVAPNLKTLILTDCEKLSDFRNLEQFQN from the coding sequence ATGACAATCATTACAACGGACATTGATCTTTTTCAAGAAGTAGCAAAACTTCCATATGAAGTTATTGCTCTAATCGTTAGTTATTTACCGAAATGTATATTGCCACAATTATTGTATTTCCAACCCATTCAAAGGGAAGTGGCTTCTACAATTTTGTCAGATGTTAATGTTACCGAGAGCATTTATAGACACAAGGGTAGTGATACACCCCATGTTGGCTACTCCGAATGTGACTGCGACTGGTTCCAAATCGGGCTCAGTGATTTGACGAAAGGTATTACGCAATGGAATGTGTACCCAAGAGCACTTCATATGAATGGAGAATTTGTATTTAAGGATGTTTTGGATACTTTCCCTGAACTTTTAAAGGAAACTCTGAGTATTAATGGTACTATTTCCCTGTGTGAAGGTATAAAAGCCCAATCATTGTTAGATTTATTTTACAATACTAATCTTAGGTTTGATTCTTTGCAATTGAATGGAGTCTGGGACCCAGCTACATTACCCTCTGTTGCCACAAGCATTCGATTATTTCATACCACATTGAACAGTTATGTGATTCCTGGTGTAAAAAAGTTGGACATGGAAATGTATTCTAATAATGACGAACCCCAAACATACACCTTTTCGCCCGATTTAAAAGACTTGCGTGTTTACTTCAACTTCACGATTCAAGTGACTTTGCCTCTGAATTTGCGAAAATTATGTATCACAACATCATTGGATTCTGCAGAATTCATATCTGATGAAATGGTCAAGTTAGAGTATTTACAGCTTGAGTTGCCGCAAATGGAATCTTTTGAAGAGACAGGAATAGTCGCtccaaatttgaaaacattaatCTTGACTGATTGTGAAAAGTTGTCTGATTTTCGCAATTTagaacaatttcaaaattga
- a CDS encoding uncharacterized protein (Protein of unknown function; flow model biofilm induced) encodes MLERFEYDGNGFIDPESFKTPLLIFPPNLNALSIRCRDFINIDLSTLMLPPTLIRLELLDLSFNDGYFHLGENLQYVHIETSTLTFDSSFRIPHLAGELILEADYLTFESPEFMYHLPNSLTRLQLIANKQGKMSPFIRKIRWPLVLGDFAFKNFSIDYHTLELLNLKESRLEVIYIRGGNIKKLNVDLFPVSVKNLTLMEMGIHELSASFASLMNLRRLSIMRNRLKRVSSVELPVSSLEVLDLSQCNLRLISPFLVSMFEKKSENPRLRIDATGNLNVNVIDVRRVLKAIKGLSLDLNSFDETLRKIAQQSSRLCCIFETFDPYSDEAESSGTSEVVPDYDSDDLYNGSVFTSDEEDSDEDDYSRRPNVIVEALGLLSDYDDGDDTDS; translated from the coding sequence ATGTTAGAGCGTTTTGAATACGACGGAAACGGTTTCATAGATCCTGAAAGTTTTAAAACTCCATTATTAATCTTTCCTCCAAATTTGAACGCATTATCAATCAGATGTCGtgattttataaatattgatttgagCACTTTAATGCTTCCACCCACATTGATACGATTGGAACTTTTGGATCTATCTTTTAATGATGGTTACTTTCATTTGGGTGAAAATTTGCAATATGTTCACATTGAGACATCCACACTTACATTTGATAGCAGCTTCAGAATTCCTCATTTGGCTGGAGAATTAATATTAGAGGCTGATTATTTAACTTTTGAGAGCCCGGAATTTATGTATCATTTGCCGAATAGTCTAACGCGGTTGCAGTTGATTGCAAACAAACAGGGGAAAATGAGTCCTTTTATCCGAAAAATTAGATGGCCCTTAGTATTAGGTGATTTTgctttcaaaaattttagtATAGATTATCACACATTGgagttgttgaatttaaaagaatCCAGACTTGAAGTGATTTATATTCGTGGAGGTAACATCAAGAAGTTAAATGTAGATCTATTTCCAGTTAGTGttaaaaatttaacttTAATGGAAATGGGGATCCATGAACTATCTGCTTCATTTGCAAGTTTGATGAACTTGCGCAGGTTGTCAATAATGAGAAATCGATTGAAAAGAGTAAGCCTGGTTGAATTGCCAGTATCATCGTTGGAAGTTTTAGACTTAAGTCAATGTAACCTTCGTTTGATATCACCgtttttggtttcaatgtttgaaaaaaagagcGAGAACCCAAGGTTAAGAATAGACGCTACGGGGAATTTAAATGTGAATGTTATCGATGTAAGAAGAGTATTGAAAGCAATCAAAGGGCTCTCATTAGATCTTAACAGTTTTGATGAAACCTTGAGGAAAATTGCCCAGCAATCTTCCCGTTTGTGTTGCATATTTGAGACTTTTGATCCATATTCTGATGAAGCTGAATCTTCTGGAACGAGTGAGGTTGTACCCGATTATGATTCAGACGATCTTTACAATGGAAGTGTGTTTACTCTGGATGAAGAAGACAGTGACGAAGATGATTATTCTCGCCGCCCTAACGTTATTGTGGAGGCACTAGGGTTGTTAAGCgattatgatgatggtgatgataCAGATTCTTGA
- a CDS encoding uncharacterized protein (Predicted protein of unknown funtion; overlaps orf19.3879.1, which is a region annotated as blocked reading frame), giving the protein MVPKIDAYFYGYDTFDPKIDANYLKNSGVNFDSLFLYEFMHVKELPTVITSLKLIGTTLDSYVIDGLKKLSLESSGDGNTTKEYSFPSSLEDLTIKGYKLTRITLPPNLRRLYISTFSKSVDFVSVEMPHLEYLSLSLSDVKNLEDTGICAPNLKTLEIHNRLR; this is encoded by the coding sequence ATGGTTCCCAAAATTGATGCTTACTTCTACGGTTATGATACTTTTGATCCAAAAATAGATGCAAATTATCTCAAAAATTCCGGAGTCAACTTTGATTCGTTATTTTTGTATGAGTTTATGCATGTAAAAGAATTGCCCACCGTTATTACGAGTCTTAAATTAATCGGAACCACGTTGGATAGCTACGTGATTGATGGCCTTAAAAAATTGTCATTGGAACTGTCTGGTGATGGAAACACAACAAAAGAATATTCTTTCCCTTCTTCTTTAGAAGATTTAACTATCAAAGGCTACAAATTGACGAGAATAACTTTGCCTCCAAATTTACGCAGATTGTATATCAGTACATTCCTGAAATCAGTAGATTTTGTGTCTGTGGAAATGCCTCACTTAGAGTATTTGCTGCTTTCGTTGCTGGATGTCAAAAACCTTGAAGATACTGGAATATGTGCTCCTAACTTAAAAACCCTAGAAATACACAATCGTTTGAGGTGA